The following proteins are co-located in the Vibrio azureus genome:
- the astD gene encoding succinylglutamate-semialdehyde dehydrogenase: MTHWIAGEWVQGEGEHFSSLSPYNQEVIWQGHSATESQVEQAVAAAREALLEWKKRPFCEREAIVLAFAEKVKEHSEQIAEVIAKETGKPLWETRTEAAAMAGKIAISIRAYHQRTGESSREAGGNQIVLRHRPLGVMAVFGPYNFPAHLPNGHIVPALLAGNTVVLKPSEQTPWSGELAMKLWESVGLPKGVINLVQGAKETGIALAEAKGIDGVLFTGSANTGHHLHRQFAGQPGKMLALEMGGNNPLVVTDNYDDLDATVYTIIQSAFISAGQRCTCARRLYIPFGERGDELINKLVQATANIKVDQPFAEPAPFMGPQISVAAAQHILEAQARLQSLGGRSLIEAKAGQAAFVSPGIIDVTNVAELPDEEYFGPLLQLVRYDGFATAVALANDTRFGLSAGLISSDDDEWQYFVDHIRAGIVNRNRQLTGASGDAPFGGPGASGNLRPSAYYAADYCAYPMASMEGQECVLPSNLSPGIEL; the protein is encoded by the coding sequence ATGACACATTGGATTGCAGGTGAATGGGTGCAGGGTGAGGGAGAGCACTTCTCCTCTCTATCTCCGTATAATCAAGAGGTGATCTGGCAAGGTCATAGCGCCACAGAGTCGCAAGTTGAACAAGCCGTTGCTGCTGCTCGCGAAGCATTGTTAGAGTGGAAAAAGCGTCCATTTTGTGAACGTGAAGCGATAGTGTTGGCATTTGCTGAAAAAGTAAAAGAGCACAGTGAACAGATTGCTGAAGTGATTGCCAAAGAAACGGGTAAACCTTTGTGGGAAACTCGCACAGAAGCTGCTGCGATGGCGGGCAAAATTGCTATCTCAATCCGTGCTTATCATCAACGAACAGGCGAGTCGTCACGAGAAGCGGGCGGTAACCAAATTGTGCTGCGTCATCGCCCTTTGGGAGTGATGGCCGTGTTTGGCCCTTATAATTTCCCTGCGCACTTACCTAATGGTCATATAGTGCCTGCATTATTGGCAGGTAACACTGTGGTTTTAAAGCCTTCAGAACAAACTCCATGGAGTGGTGAGTTGGCTATGAAGTTGTGGGAAAGTGTCGGTTTGCCCAAAGGGGTGATTAATTTAGTCCAAGGAGCGAAAGAAACGGGGATTGCTTTAGCAGAAGCAAAAGGCATCGACGGTGTCTTGTTTACTGGCAGTGCCAATACCGGACATCATTTACATCGTCAATTTGCTGGTCAACCAGGGAAAATGTTGGCGCTAGAGATGGGGGGTAATAACCCGTTGGTTGTCACGGACAATTATGATGACTTAGATGCAACGGTTTATACCATCATACAATCTGCCTTTATTAGTGCGGGCCAACGTTGTACCTGTGCGCGTCGTTTATATATTCCGTTCGGTGAACGAGGGGATGAGCTCATCAATAAACTTGTTCAAGCGACGGCGAATATTAAAGTTGATCAACCTTTCGCAGAGCCTGCTCCTTTTATGGGGCCGCAAATATCAGTTGCTGCCGCGCAGCATATTCTTGAAGCTCAAGCTCGTTTGCAGTCGCTAGGAGGGCGGAGCCTTATTGAAGCGAAAGCCGGTCAAGCTGCGTTTGTTTCCCCTGGTATCATCGATGTCACTAACGTCGCAGAATTGCCTGATGAGGAATACTTTGGTCCACTCTTACAACTCGTGCGTTACGATGGTTTTGCAACGGCGGTAGCATTAGCCAATGACACTCGTTTTGGTTTATCTGCAGGATTGATTTCTAGCGATGACGATGAGTGGCAGTATTTCGTTGACCATATTCGCGCCGGTATCGTTAACCGAAATCGCCAACTTACGGGCGCCAGTGGTGATGCGCCATTTGGAGGACCTGGGGCTTCGGGTAACTTACGACCCAGTGCTTATTATGCGGCAGATTATTGCGCTTATCCGATGGCGTCAATGGAAGGGCAGGAGTGTGTGCTGCCTTCTAATTTGAGTCCTGGTATCGAACTGTAA
- the astA gene encoding arginine N-succinyltransferase has translation MLVVRPIAMSDYEALHTCAVESGFGFTSLPVNEELLTNRIKHSEYSFSKPDVKEAGDEGYLMVGVDSDTGEVAGTTGIEASIGWDVPFYSYHISKVVHSSPKLGVNNVVKLLTFGNNYTGNSEICTLFLREKFRQGLNGRLMSKCRFLMMAEHPERFSDTIFAEMRGVSDEDGNSPFWQWLQEHFFSIDFTLADYLTGIGKKGFIADLMPKLPIYINLLSPEAQAVIGKVHDNTRPALKLLEHEGFTNRGYVDIFDGGPTMECDRRNIESVRHSYRARVQISEHASSKDFLIANTSFENFRATATKAVFDTESETVIISSEVAAVLMVKEGDFVRFLPQ, from the coding sequence ATGCTAGTTGTTCGCCCTATTGCAATGTCAGATTACGAAGCTCTACACACTTGTGCTGTAGAATCGGGATTTGGTTTTACTTCTCTGCCGGTTAATGAAGAACTATTAACCAACCGCATTAAACACTCGGAATATAGCTTTTCCAAGCCTGATGTAAAAGAAGCAGGAGACGAAGGCTATTTGATGGTTGGCGTGGATTCTGACACGGGTGAAGTCGCAGGTACGACAGGGATTGAAGCATCGATCGGATGGGATGTGCCCTTTTACTCTTATCATATCAGCAAGGTTGTTCACTCTTCACCTAAATTGGGTGTCAATAATGTCGTAAAGCTTCTGACTTTCGGTAATAACTACACAGGTAATAGCGAAATTTGTACGCTTTTTCTTCGTGAAAAGTTCCGTCAGGGATTAAATGGACGTTTAATGTCTAAATGTCGTTTTCTCATGATGGCTGAGCATCCCGAACGGTTTTCCGACACGATTTTTGCCGAAATGCGCGGCGTTTCTGATGAAGACGGTAACTCCCCTTTTTGGCAGTGGTTACAAGAGCATTTTTTCTCGATTGACTTTACTTTGGCCGATTATCTAACAGGGATAGGTAAAAAAGGCTTTATTGCAGATCTGATGCCTAAGCTCCCGATTTATATCAACTTACTCAGCCCTGAGGCTCAAGCGGTTATCGGTAAAGTACACGATAATACGCGCCCTGCGTTGAAACTATTAGAGCACGAAGGTTTTACCAATCGCGGCTACGTTGATATTTTCGACGGCGGTCCAACCATGGAATGTGATAGGCGCAATATTGAATCGGTACGTCATTCTTATCGTGCACGGGTACAGATATCTGAACATGCCAGTAGCAAAGATTTTTTGATCGCGAATACATCGTTTGAGAACTTTCGAGCAACAGCGACCAAAGCGGTGTTCGACACGGAGAGCGAGACCGTGATTATTTCCTCAGAAGTTGCTGCCGTATTGATGGTCAAAGAAGGGGACTTTGTCCGCTTTCTACCTCAGTAA